The Methanococcoides methylutens genome segment ACTATTGCCACTGGCAGCGGTTCGTTGTTCTCGCATGCCTTCTTATGCAGGACAAAGCTATGACGCGGTGGAACAAGGCGTGCAGCCAGTTTGTCCTTTCCGACGACCATAAGCCTGTGGATAGATGCATTCATCATCCCGTCGTACTCAGAAACAACAACACCTGCAGTGATGTAAGGTCCGCCGTCCTTTTCAAAATGTGTCATAAGAGGCAGTTTTGTAAGGTCAACCTCATCAGTTATGACCTCCTGCGTCGGGGATGAGTCGACGATCTTAACTTCCCCATCCGGACGAACTTCAGAAAGCCTCTGGATGATACCATCCTTTGGCACACCGAACATGTCAGCAAGCTCGTCCCTTGAACCAAGAAGGTTCATGATCGATTTCTGCCCGTCAATGTCATGAAAAAGTATCGGCCCATTGCTCTTCTTTGCAAGTCTTGGTGCTTCGAAGACCTTCGAAACAGGATCTGTGACCTCAACAAGCCTGTCGCTTGCCCTTAGATGATCGATAAAATCTCTGAAACTCATTGTATCGATATAGTAAAAAGGGTCTCTCGATAAATACATTGTCGTCTTTTTACGCCCAGGTCTTTATAAGTGCATAAAAAAGGAAATTGCCTTCAAAAAAGGAGTTGCTCCCATCGGTGATGAAAATGGTTTTGGAAATCAGAACTAAAGGAAGTCTGATGGGAGCAGTTGGAAGACAACACATAGAACTACACATAGAAATGCATTATAGTATAAATAGTAATGTTTTTGACTAACTTATGTTAGTTAAATAGATAATTTATTATTCGTAGAGTTATAGACCTTCGAACAGAATCACCATTTTCAACCTATTAATTAGTGACAGATATTTTTTGATTTGAAAAATATGTAAAACTTATAATTTGAAAAGGAAGTGCTCCCATCGATGAGGAATTGATCAGAAATCAATGAAACTAAGTCTGATGGGAGCGGTTGTAACGAAGAACATAGAGAGATTCATAGCATAAATACTAATGGGTTTAAATAAGAGCTATTATTTAAAGGGATAAACCAATCTGCAAAGAATAAAGGACATTCCATCAATCCAGGTCAAGAGATTCATTGATCCTATGTAACGCTTCTGCCACCAGCATTTGCACATCGGTCATATGCTCGTCGGACACTTCCCCATTCTCGGTCTCGATCAGTTTTTGGAGATCTGCCACGATCTTATGGATGGTCAGGATCATTTCCTCTTTGCTGATAAGTCCGGCATAATAGGCATAGAAGAAAGTTGTTCCACTACGCTGGACCTTATGCTTGAAAGCAGCATGGGCATTAGAGACTTCCTGTCTAGTGTACGGTTCATCTACGAACGGAACCAGATCCGGCAGGTTCTGACCGATCCAGGTCATTTCGGAACGGTTTGAGAGATTCTTGAAGTCTGCGCATAAACGGGCAATAATCCATTCACGTGCAGTAAGATGAGTTGTCTGTTTCAGGAAGCGTGTCACGTCCGAGTAACTCTTGTTTTCCAGTTTTGTGAATTTCTCATATTTGTTCATTTCATTCCCTCAAGGACCAATGACATAAATGTATTGCAACCAGATAAATACTTTCTTATGGTGGTTTATCTTTACCACAAAATAGAGGATAAATGACTGCTTATAGAATCATTTGCAAATATTTGCAGTGATCTATTTGAATACAATTACTTAAGACCGAATACCAGTACTCTTAAAAAAGCAAGCCTGCTTTTTGCTAGAGGCCATATTTGCCCGATAAAATGCATTGATGTAGCTTTTGTTCACTTACGCCTTTATGCGCTTATATTCTGTAGTCCTGAAAGATATTTTCAGACGGAAGAACAAACTTGCAATAGCCATACTGGGTGTAATCGTTGCCACATCTGCTATTGTAGCTGTTGTTACGACATTTTCCGCCGCAACTGACAGCCTTTATGAGGAATCAGCCAACTTTGGTGCAAATATCATAGTAAGACCTCAAACCGAATCAATCCCCCTGATAGCCGGATCAACATCCATGGGATCGATATCAACTGGTGAGAACTATATTGAACAATCCGAGATTTCCAGAATATACGATATCGAGAACAATGCCAATCTTGCCGTGGTGGCACCGCGACTTTATGGCGTTGCGGAATCAGGAGAAGGAAACATCATTGTGATGGGAGTGGATCTGGAGCAAGAGAAGATACTCAAATCATGGTGGAACATAAACGGAGAATGGCTTTCTGACCCCGAAGGTATGCAAGTTCTACTGGGAAAGGATATCGCAACTCCGCTTGGACTTACTACCGGATCGACACTCGCGCTTGAAAAAAATGGCATTGTCATGGACCTTGAAGTAAAAGGCATTATTGAGAGCACAGGCGGGGAAGAAGATGGCTACATTGTGATGCCATTTTTGCTTTCGCAAAAACTTTTTGACAAGGAGGGCAAAGTCAGCAGTATCGAGATCCGTGCCCTATGCAATGATTGTCCTGTTTCGGAAATGAGCCGGCAGATAGAAGAAATAATGCCGGGAGTGGAGGCAAGGGCGATGAGCCAGATCGTACAAAGCGAGATGGCTATGATCGAACATACCCGGACTTCCGCAATGGCTGTTTCATTTATAACGCTGCTTGTAAGCACACTTACTGTCGCTTCGACCATGCTTGCATCCGTAAACGAGAAGATCAGGGAGATAGGGATCATGCGTGCCATTGGGGCAAGTGACCGCCAGGTCATAACAATGCTTTTCATTGAAGGAGCAGTGATCGGGATGATCGGGGGCGGTATTGGTTTTATTTCCGGAACTCTGCTATCCTACTCAATTGCCCCGTTATTGAGTTTTGCGGAACCATCCCCTATGTGGGAGCTGCTTCCCCTGGTTACAGGAATATCTGTAGCTGTAGGACTTGTTGCATCCATCCTACCTGCAAAACGTGCACTGAAAATAGATCCTGCAGAGGTGTTGAGAAGTGTCTGACGGAAGTATTCAGGTAAAGGGGCTCAAAAAGAGCTATAGGATCGGTTCCAGTGATGTCGAAGTATTGCACAATATTGACATGGAAATCAAGAGTGGAGAATTTGTGTCTGTAATGGGACAATCCGGATCAGGAAAAACCACACTTATGAACCTTATAGGCATGCTTGACAGGCCTACCGGTGGCAGCATACTGATCGATGGAGTGGATGTTACCGGCAAATCTCAGAAAGAACTGGTAGATCACAGACGAAAGACGGTTGGTTTTGTTTTTCAGCAATTCCACCTGATCCAGTCCCTTACAGCATACGAGAACGTTGCATTGCCCCTTGTTTTTGCAGGAGAGAAGGAACAAAGCAGGATCAAAGAAGCTCTTGAGAGAGTGAACCTTTCTCACAGGCATGACCATAAGCCATCCGAGCTTAGCGGCGGAGAACAACAAAGAGTTGCAATAGCCAGGGCACTGGTAATGGGACCGAAGATACTCCTTGCTGACGAACCTACGGGGGCACTGGATAAAGAAACAGGAGAGATGATCATTTCGCTTCTAAGATCCCTGAGAAGTGAAATGACAGTCGTTATGATAACACATAATCATGATCTTGCTGCAATGTCAGGCAGGATCATCAACTTACAGGACGGAAAAATAAAGGAGTGATGTGAATGAATTCTAAATTAGCAGGATTTATAATATTAGTTACAGTTGCATTTGTATTTGGCGCCGGGTGTCTTGATAATGATGCACAGACAACAGCATCGGCCATTCCCGTTACTGCGACATGGATAGAACCACAGGTGATCGATAATACGGTTACGATCCCTGTTCAGACCATCGACGAGAACATAAATACGCACTTCAAAGTGACAACAACAGCCGGAGAGATAGCGGTAATGACATACATGCTTGGAGACGACATCATTGTCCGATCTAATGTTTGCCCTCCCTGCGGATCAATTGGTTTTAGCCTTGACAGGGACATTCTTGTTTGTTATGCCTGCCGGACGACCTTTGATGCGGAAACAGGGCAAGGGATACAGGGAGCTTGTGTTGATTATCCAAAAGAGAG includes the following:
- a CDS encoding Fe-S-containing protein translates to MNSKLAGFIILVTVAFVFGAGCLDNDAQTTASAIPVTATWIEPQVIDNTVTIPVQTIDENINTHFKVTTTAGEIAVMTYMLGDDIIVRSNVCPPCGSIGFSLDRDILVCYACRTTFDAETGQGIQGACVDYPKESIPYTVSDGNVVMEMDDIVIAHTNTVQRG
- a CDS encoding ABC transporter ATP-binding protein, translated to MSDGSIQVKGLKKSYRIGSSDVEVLHNIDMEIKSGEFVSVMGQSGSGKTTLMNLIGMLDRPTGGSILIDGVDVTGKSQKELVDHRRKTVGFVFQQFHLIQSLTAYENVALPLVFAGEKEQSRIKEALERVNLSHRHDHKPSELSGGEQQRVAIARALVMGPKILLADEPTGALDKETGEMIISLLRSLRSEMTVVMITHNHDLAAMSGRIINLQDGKIKE
- a CDS encoding DUF5806 family protein, with translation MNKYEKFTKLENKSYSDVTRFLKQTTHLTAREWIIARLCADFKNLSNRSEMTWIGQNLPDLVPFVDEPYTRQEVSNAHAAFKHKVQRSGTTFFYAYYAGLISKEEMILTIHKIVADLQKLIETENGEVSDEHMTDVQMLVAEALHRINESLDLD
- a CDS encoding ABC transporter permease; translated protein: MRLYSVVLKDIFRRKNKLAIAILGVIVATSAIVAVVTTFSAATDSLYEESANFGANIIVRPQTESIPLIAGSTSMGSISTGENYIEQSEISRIYDIENNANLAVVAPRLYGVAESGEGNIIVMGVDLEQEKILKSWWNINGEWLSDPEGMQVLLGKDIATPLGLTTGSTLALEKNGIVMDLEVKGIIESTGGEEDGYIVMPFLLSQKLFDKEGKVSSIEIRALCNDCPVSEMSRQIEEIMPGVEARAMSQIVQSEMAMIEHTRTSAMAVSFITLLVSTLTVASTMLASVNEKIREIGIMRAIGASDRQVITMLFIEGAVIGMIGGGIGFISGTLLSYSIAPLLSFAEPSPMWELLPLVTGISVAVGLVASILPAKRALKIDPAEVLRSV